The uncultured Dysgonomonas sp. genome contains the following window.
GTTTCCGGTTCGATGCACGCCCTGTAATAGAATCAGGCGAGAGTCCCATGCAGGATATTCTAAAACTGTCGTCGAAGTTAGAAGGTGAGCAGATATTACAGATAGTTACTCCATTTAAACCTATACCGATTATTGATATTCTGAGTTCGAGAGGTTTTAAAGTCTGGAGCCGGGGAGATAATCATTTTTTCGTAAAGGAATAATAGTTATTAAATAAGAATTTGCAAGTAGCTTAGAAGTCCCCTTTTATTATATTCTCCACAGCATGTGATGAATATGCTGTGGAAAGCTACAAAGGGGATATGATCAGTTCAGAACTCAGCCTAAAGTAAAAAAAGAAAACCAGAGCAAATAAGATTGTATTTCTTTATTAAAGCTTTATCTATACACGGCCGTCGGCTAATGACTGACAGCTATTCGTTCTTTGAATTATAAATCTATGGCGTATAAACATTTAGCGATGAATGAACAGTCTGAAATTGAGTAATATATAGCGAAACCCATACTTTGTTTTTGTATTCTTCACATCCCTTTCAAGACTATATTTGTAGAAAAAACAGTATGACACCGATCAGATAAGATGGTATTAAAACTGTTATTTCCTCTTTGTGATAATAGCAGATGAAAGGTAATAAATAATCACTCAATTAAATAGCATTACCGGCACTAAAAACGGGGATATAAGCGTATATTTTCATAAAGTAAAAAACGTTAAGAAACATCTCGTATATGAATAATTAACGTTACATTCGCGTAGCCTTAAATAATCTTATAGACTCATACAAAGACCAAACAATAATAGAGAAATAAACGTTGTTATTAAAAAACATCATCTTAAAAGTGCTATGGAGATATCGGAACTGTATAAAATTTATAAACAATACCCGGAAGTTTCAACAGATACACGCAACAGCCCAAAAGATTCTATTTTCTTTGCACTGAAAGGCGCCAATTTTAATGGAAATGAGTATGCCGAAAGAGCTATCGATTCGGGATGTAGTTATGCTATTGTGGATGAATCCAAATATGCTACACGCCCGAATATTATATTGGTAGAAGATTGCCTGGATATATTGCAAAAACTCGCAAATCACCACCGTAAACAACTAAAGACCCCGGTGATAGGCATAACAGGAACAAATGGCAAAACAACTACCAAGGAACTAATCACCTCTGTCTTATCGCAGGAATACAATGTTCTTGCCACTCAGGGTAACCTGAACAATCATATTGGAGTGCCACTAACGCTACTGCGTATAAAAAAAGAGCATGAGATAGCTATTATAGAGATGGGAGCCAGCCATGTAGGGGAGATAAAAGTGCTTTCGGAAATGGCTATGCCTAATTATGGAGTCATTACCAATATTGGCCATGCTCACATAGAAGGCTTCGGTTCATATGAAAATGTAATCAAAGCCAAAGGTGAATTATACGAATATATAAGAAGTACAAGAGACGGGAAAATCTTTATCGACTATGACAATTCCCTGTTACGGGAAATGTCGGAAGGTATTACATCCATATACTACGGATTGGAAGAAGACTTGTTCATATCCGGAAAAGTATTATCTATAAGACCATTCCTCGAATTTGAATGGAAATTTGGCAGCAGACGCAATAAGGTTAAGACTAATCTTATCGGAGAATACAATCTGTCCAACGCATTAGCAGCAATCACTATAGGCAAATATCTGGGAGTAAAAGCCTCCTTAATATGCAAAGCAATTGAAGAATACCAGCCTACAAACAATCGCTCGCAGCTAAAAGAAACGGACAGGAATATGCTCATTATAGATGCATATAATGCAAATCCTACAAGTATGCATGCAGCCCTTGAAAACTTCGATCATATGGACGTGAATCACAAAGTTCTGATCTTGGGAGATATGAAGGAGCTTGGCCCGGACACGGATCTGGAGCATCAGAAAGTAGCCGACTATGTATCCCATCATAATTTTGACAGAGTAATATTCGTCGGAGATAATTTTAGCCGTATTACAACCGATTATCCCCGTTTCAAGGATCTGGACAGTTTGAAGTATTATCTGAAAGAGAACCCTATCGCAGATAGCTATATATTGCTTAAAGGCTCACGGGGGGTGCAGCTGGAAAGGTGTATCGATGTCCTGTAAATTGGGAAATATATATTTCGAAAAACCACTATAAAAAAGACAGGATAACCCATCGGATTATCCTGTTTTTTTAAATAAATGCTGTTGCTTTTATTATTTTGTTGCTTCAATCGATTTCTTGCGGAATTCTTTCAAAGCTTTCTCGATTTCAAGAGATACTTTTCTTGCTCTCTGTCCAGCTGCTTTGTTTCCACTTTCAACCTGTGCAGCTGCATCTTTAGCAAAGTCTGCAAAATCCTTGTGTAATTTTTCTACTAAATTTTTCATTTTACTTCTTTTTTTAAATTCGTACAAAGATAATTTCTTTAACTAAACAAACAAAAATGCCGGATAGTTTATTTAAACACGCATTAATAGTAAAGTT
Protein-coding sequences here:
- the murF gene encoding UDP-N-acetylmuramoyl-tripeptide--D-alanyl-D-alanine ligase, which encodes MEISELYKIYKQYPEVSTDTRNSPKDSIFFALKGANFNGNEYAERAIDSGCSYAIVDESKYATRPNIILVEDCLDILQKLANHHRKQLKTPVIGITGTNGKTTTKELITSVLSQEYNVLATQGNLNNHIGVPLTLLRIKKEHEIAIIEMGASHVGEIKVLSEMAMPNYGVITNIGHAHIEGFGSYENVIKAKGELYEYIRSTRDGKIFIDYDNSLLREMSEGITSIYYGLEEDLFISGKVLSIRPFLEFEWKFGSRRNKVKTNLIGEYNLSNALAAITIGKYLGVKASLICKAIEEYQPTNNRSQLKETDRNMLIIDAYNANPTSMHAALENFDHMDVNHKVLILGDMKELGPDTDLEHQKVADYVSHHNFDRVIFVGDNFSRITTDYPRFKDLDSLKYYLKENPIADSYILLKGSRGVQLERCIDVL
- a CDS encoding histone H1; translation: MKNLVEKLHKDFADFAKDAAAQVESGNKAAGQRARKVSLEIEKALKEFRKKSIEATK